The following coding sequences are from one Desulfosporosinus orientis DSM 765 window:
- a CDS encoding YncE family protein — protein MANTEGNVSVIDGDTNTVTATVTVGSSPKGVGMNSETDLIYVANNIGNNVSVIDGSTNTVTATVTVGSGPIGVGVNLATNHIYVANNDTNTVSVIDGSTNTVTATITVGTAPCGVGVNSTTNRIYVTNDGASSVSVIDGNTNTVFATVTVGTGPDGVGVNTSTNEIFVANGGATTVSVIDGSTNTVAATVTVGTNPSAVGVNP, from the coding sequence GTGGCAAATACCGAAGGCAATGTCTCAGTTATTGATGGAGACACGAATACGGTTACCGCCACCGTTACGGTAGGTTCTAGTCCGAAAGGCGTTGGTATGAATTCGGAAACGGACCTTATTTACGTGGCAAATAATATCGGAAACAACGTCTCGGTCATTGACGGAAGCACAAATACGGTTACTGCCACCGTTACGGTAGGTAGTGGTCCGATTGGTGTAGGCGTGAATTTGGCAACAAACCATATTTACGTAGCAAATAATGACACGAACACTGTTTCAGTTATTGATGGAAGTACGAATACTGTTACTGCCACTATTACGGTAGGCACTGCTCCGTGCGGAGTAGGTGTGAATTCTACGACGAACCGAATCTATGTGACAAACGATGGCGCTAGCAGTGTTTCGGTCATTGACGGAAACACCAATACTGTTTTTGCCACCGTTACGGTAGGCACCGGTCCGGATGGAGTAGGTGTGAATACTTCAACGAACGAGATTTTCGTGGCAAATGGCGGCGCCACCACTGTCTCGGTCATTGATGGAAGTACGAATACTGTTGCCGCCACTGTTACTGTGGGCACTAACCCAAGTGCAGTTGGTGTGAACCCTTAA
- a CDS encoding glycosyltransferase — protein MIVKNEEDTLERCLSSVSDIMDEIIIVDTGSTDKTKEIAAKLTEHVLDFTWIDDFAAARNFAFSHASMGYIMWLDADDLLLPEDRQKMLQLKQSLDPSVDAVSMEYHCDFDEHDNTTLNVRRIRIVKRVKNAKWHGAVHEDLSVDGKIFDSEIAVTHKQNHKNTDRNLKIYENRLLQGKEFTVQDIFHYASELHHHKKYKKAIEFYLKFLEDENNTEENKIFVCIRLADCYCQLNDKEKELALTFKTFQYDIPRPESCCRLGYYFLQKNELNKAVYWYKQAIEVPMPENSWAIVSGVSRTWLPHMQLGLCYYQLGRYDLSYQHNKIALSYRPKDKGILNNINLLEELLKQGQD, from the coding sequence ATGATTGTAAAAAACGAGGAGGATACCCTTGAAAGATGTTTAAGCTCTGTTAGTGACATTATGGATGAAATCATTATTGTGGATACGGGTTCAACCGATAAGACCAAAGAGATTGCAGCCAAACTTACAGAACATGTCCTTGATTTTACGTGGATTGATGATTTTGCTGCTGCGCGGAACTTTGCTTTTTCGCATGCATCGATGGGCTACATTATGTGGTTGGATGCGGATGACCTGCTTTTACCGGAGGACAGGCAGAAAATGCTGCAGCTAAAACAGTCCCTTGACCCATCGGTGGATGCTGTTTCCATGGAGTATCATTGCGACTTTGATGAACATGACAATACAACACTGAATGTCAGGCGGATTCGTATCGTTAAAAGGGTGAAAAACGCCAAGTGGCACGGTGCCGTTCATGAAGATTTATCAGTTGATGGGAAGATATTTGACAGTGAAATTGCAGTAACGCATAAGCAAAACCATAAGAATACAGACCGCAACCTCAAAATTTATGAAAACCGGCTTCTCCAGGGAAAAGAGTTCACGGTCCAGGATATTTTCCATTATGCAAGCGAATTACATCATCATAAAAAGTATAAAAAAGCAATAGAATTCTATTTGAAATTTTTAGAAGATGAGAATAATACAGAGGAAAACAAGATTTTTGTCTGTATTAGATTGGCTGACTGCTATTGCCAGCTTAATGATAAAGAAAAGGAACTGGCCCTTACATTCAAGACCTTCCAGTATGATATTCCCCGCCCTGAATCATGCTGCCGGCTGGGTTATTATTTTCTGCAGAAAAATGAATTAAACAAGGCTGTTTACTGGTATAAACAGGCCATTGAAGTACCAATGCCGGAGAACAGTTGGGCTATTGTCAGCGGTGTGAGCAGGACTTGGCTGCCCCATATGCAGCTTGGTCTTTGTTATTATCAATTAGGCCGGTATGACCTGTCCTATCAGCATAATAAAATAGCACTATCTTACCGGCCGAAGGATAAAGGTATTTTGAATAATATCAATCTTCTTGAGGAGTTATTGAAACAGGGACAGGATTAA